The Granulicella arctica genome segment CGGCTTGTCGATCCCATACTGCCGAATCGCCTCGTCGTACGTCATCTGCACAAACGATCCGCTCAGCGTAATGCCAGCCGTCGCAAACGCCGCCGCCAGAAATCCCTCGACCGTCCGAAACACCAGCTCCTGCTGCGGAAACGTCATCTCCAGGTCGATCTGGGTGAACTCCGGCTGCCGGTCCGCCCGCAGATCTTCATCGCGGAAGCACCGCGCAATCTGGAAATACTTATCGAACCCCGAGATCATCAAAATCTGCTTGAAGATCTGCGGCGACTGCGGCAGCGCATAAAACTGGCCCCCATGCACCCGACTCGGCACCAGATAGTCGCGCGCACCCTCCGGCGTCGATCGCGTCATAAACGGCGTCTCGATCTCGAGAAAACCAGCATCCGAGAGATAGTTCCGAATCGCCCGCGCCACATCGTGCCGCATCTTGAAGTTCTTCTGCATCTCCACCCGGCGCAGGTCGAGATACCGGTACTTCAGCCGCACCTCTTCGTTCGCAATCGCGTCCTCAGCCGGCGAGAACGGCGGCGTCTTCGCCTCGTTCAGCAGCAGCAGCTCCGTCGCGACGACCTCAATCTCACCCGTCGCCATGTTCGGGTTATCGAGCCCCGCGCCGCGCCGCCGCACGTTGCCCTTCACCGCAACCACAAACTCCGACCGCGCCGCCTCCGCCTTCGCGTGAGCCTCCGCGCTGACCTCTTTATCGAGCACCACCTGCGTGATCCCCGACCGGTCCCGCACATCCAGAAAGATCAGGTTCCCGTGGTCCCGCCGCCGGTTCACCCAGCCCATCAACACGACGTCCTTGCCAGAATCCTCCGGCCTCAACTCGCCGCACATCTGCGTCCGCTGCAAACTACCTAAAAAGTCTAATGTCACAATCTTCCTATTGTACGAACTTCCGGGGGATTGCCACCATCTGCAAGCGCAGCGATGACGCAAGCACCCTAATTTAAGCGATTTTCAACTTCGCCTCAGCGATCGCCGCAGAGATCACCGTGTCGTCGATCCCATGTCTCCGAAGACTTTCGGTAAGTGTCAGCAGTTGTGAGTGCTCCATCTCAGCCTGGTCTTTGCGCAGACCTTGACCGATGTATGCGCGAATCAAGGGTTGGTAACCAGAAAAGCCGAGCGCAGGGGCAATCTCTTTCAGATCCCCGATCACATCCTCAGGGATACGGATGCTGATCGTCGTCATCTGACGATCTTTGGTCAATCGCTGCTTGAGTCTTTCACTCACTGTCTTCATAGGTTTTCCTTTCCCGCGCTGTAGCAGGCCGTGCGGAGATGATGCGTATTCCAGCCTCTTCGCGCACTACGTGCACCACAAAGAGCAAGGTCCAGTCGTCCGCAAGACCTGTCACAGCATCACGCTGCTCCCCGCCCACACTTGCGTCTTGGAGCCGAAGAAACGGATCGAAGAACACCTCACAAGCCTTCTCAAACGCAACACCGTGCTTCGCGAGGTTGGCAGATGCTTTATCGATATCCCAGACGAAGCGTTGCCCTTGATAGAGAAACGCAAGGTCCATAGCCACCAGTGTATATATAACGTATATACACTGGTCAAGCAGAAAGACTAGAGCATCTTCACTATTACTGCAGTGCGGGCCTTATTGCTTCCCACCCTCGCCATCTGATGGACCTAGGCCGCCACACTCGATGGAAATGGCTTTACCCTGGGCCTTTTCTTTCGGGAAGCCTCCCAAAGATCGCGCTGCATCTGGAGCCGAAGCCAAAGATCCGGCTCCGTCCCGAAGGCCTCGCTCAAGCGCAGTGCCATATCCGCCGAGACCCCTGCCTTTCCATGCAACACACGCGAAAGCGCCGGGCGTGTCACCCCAATGCGCTTTGCAACCTCAGTCACCGAATGATCCGCCATGTAGTAGGCAAGAATGCTGCCAGGATGTGCCGGGTTATGCATACGCATGGAATCGCCTCCTCAGTGATAGTCCTGGTAATCGACGAGAACCGCGTCCTCGCCTTCAAACGTAAAGGTAAGCCGCCAGTTCCCGTTCACGCTGACGGACCAGTGTCCCGCCATACCTGCCTTCAGCTCATGCCATTGCCAGCCCGGCAGATTCATCTCTTCCGATTTTCTGGCGATATTCAAAACCGTTAACTGATCGCTCAACTTTGCGGCATGTTTCGGCTGAATGCCGGCCTTCGAGCCCGTAGAAAAAAATCTCTCAATACCCTTATGCCGAAAGCTCCGAATCATGTCAGATAAATTGTACAGCGTAACGCCACGCTACACACTTCGTCCTATCTTCGCAGCACCTGCGCCAACTCCGCCCGTTCCACCTTAGCCTGCTCGCCCGTCGCAAACGTCTTGACCGTCAAAATCCCCGAGCTCACCTCATCCTCACCCAGAATCACAATCCGCCGCGCCACCTTGTCTGCCGCGTCGAAGCTCTTCTTCAGCCGGAAGCTCCCATCGCCCACCTCAACCGACAGCCCCGCTCGCCGCAGCTCCCGCGCCAACGCCAGCGCCGCAGCATTCTGCTCCACACCCATCGGCGCAAGATACGCATCCAGCTTCGTCGTCTCGACAGCAGCCGCCTGCGCCTGCAACGTCAAAATCAGCCGGTCCTCGCCAATCGCAAACCCGATCCCCGGAGCCTTCGGGCCGCCCAGCATCTCGCTCAGCCCGTCATACCGACCACCGCCCAGCAGAGCATTCTGCGTCCCCAAACCACTGCCGTCCGGAACCGTAAACTCGAAAGTCGTCCGCGTGTAGTAGTCCAACCCACGCACCAGCCGAGGATTCACGTGATAAGCCACGCCGCACGCATCCAGCGCAGCTAAAACCTGCTGAAAATGCGCCGTCGACTCCGCGTCCAGAAAGTCCGCGATCTTCGGCAGCCCATTGATCAGCTCCTGATCGTTCGGGTCCTTCGAGTCCAGCACCCGCAGCGGATTCGTCTCCGCCCGCCGCTGATTGTCCTCGCACATCAAATGCTTCACCGGAGCCAGCGCCTCACGCAGCGCCGCCACATACCGCGGCCTGTCCGTCGATGACCCAACCGAGTTCACCTCCAGCCGCCAGCCCCTCACGCCCAGCTCATCCAGCAGAGAGCCCAGCATCTCCAGCACCTCGGCATCGCGCACCGCGCTCTCCGCGCCCGACGACACTGGCCCCAGAACCTCCGCCCCAATCTGCCAGAACTGCCGATACCGCCCCCGCTGCGGGCGTTCTCTACGGAATTGTGGGCCTATGTAGAACAGCTTCTGCAACTGCCCCGTATCGCCCAACTTGTGCTCGATATACGCCCGAACCACGCCAGCCGTATTCTCCGGCCGCAGCGTCAAACTCTGCGCCTTCTCAGAGGCCGCACGCGCCCGGTCCTCCCACGTGTACATCTCCTTCGAGACGATATCCGTCTCCTCGCCCACACCCCGGGCAAACAGCTCCGTCGCCTCAAACAGCGGCGTCCGAATCTCGCCAAACCCATACCGCGCAAACACACCCCGGG includes the following:
- a CDS encoding BrnT family toxin, which translates into the protein MDLAFLYQGQRFVWDIDKASANLAKHGVAFEKACEVFFDPFLRLQDASVGGEQRDAVTGLADDWTLLFVVHVVREEAGIRIISARPATARERKTYEDSE
- a CDS encoding HigA family addiction module antitoxin, whose product is MRMHNPAHPGSILAYYMADHSVTEVAKRIGVTRPALSRVLHGKAGVSADMALRLSEAFGTEPDLWLRLQMQRDLWEASRKKRPRVKPFPSSVAA
- a CDS encoding type II toxin-antitoxin system RelE/ParE family toxin produces the protein MIRSFRHKGIERFFSTGSKAGIQPKHAAKLSDQLTVLNIARKSEEMNLPGWQWHELKAGMAGHWSVSVNGNWRLTFTFEGEDAVLVDYQDYH
- the hisS gene encoding histidine--tRNA ligase gives rise to the protein MSGTLKAVRGTRDLLPPETELWNRVEAVARGVFARYGFGEIRTPLFEATELFARGVGEETDIVSKEMYTWEDRARAASEKAQSLTLRPENTAGVVRAYIEHKLGDTGQLQKLFYIGPQFRRERPQRGRYRQFWQIGAEVLGPVSSGAESAVRDAEVLEMLGSLLDELGVRGWRLEVNSVGSSTDRPRYVAALREALAPVKHLMCEDNQRRAETNPLRVLDSKDPNDQELINGLPKIADFLDAESTAHFQQVLAALDACGVAYHVNPRLVRGLDYYTRTTFEFTVPDGSGLGTQNALLGGGRYDGLSEMLGGPKAPGIGFAIGEDRLILTLQAQAAAVETTKLDAYLAPMGVEQNAAALALARELRRAGLSVEVGDGSFRLKKSFDAADKVARRIVILGEDEVSSGILTVKTFATGEQAKVERAELAQVLRR